The genomic DNA GGGATTAAGTTTttctttaaacatttttaatgtctgactttggccataattcaatttaaatggaaatatatgagtgcctatcTTCAAGTGATACTTTTTAGAATGAGGAATACTTATATGagctaaaaaatacataaagttttcatttattgtgcaaaaatcagtttatttgtatgaaaaggtaaaacaattaatttaaaaatgaattccttgtccctaaattatacaaaaccgatatataacttgacctagttgctaagagcatgaagaaatatagcacAGATTGGACCTGGGCACCCGACCGTTTCCCCTCTCTCCTCCTTTTTGGTACACGGTACGATCTCGTTGCTACCAGGCCAAACAGCACATTATTTGGCAACAAAGGTATGCAAGGCATCTAACACAACCAATAAAACCTCCATGAACTTAATGGGagacatattttattaagttttgACAGTATCCAGTACTTACTTATTAACGTCAATTAAGGCACCAGtgttgggttgcctataattaTATGCCCAGTGCCCACTTCGATTAACAATGAAACTATTTTTCCATGAATTTACTAGTAAACCCCTATCCGTTaatatgcgattcattaatggacgcaccatggcccaaatcgggacaaGGTTCTTTTCAATGATGTACCTACTAAATAGTAAGCCGAGGGCCTACCGTGTACACTGAAGTTCCCAAATTTCGGGTATCTTTTTTCACATCACCAAAGACACTGAATAATCATAggtatggtaacattccatttctaaccgcagctgcactaccagtaggtactgaacgcgtcgctgtcattgtcaatttccatagtaaaatgaacagtagtgcagctgtcgttggaaatagaTTGTCACCTGTAATCACAATAATCACATACCCTCTGATGTTGATGCAACTGGTGAGTCTGGGAAGTTCTCTGTCGATTGATCTGCTTTGTAATGGACAGGTACGGCTAACTTATTCAATCTTTTACGTATACCATCTTCCTTTTGAATGAACCGCTTTTCGAAATGATCAATGCAGATATATTTGCGTCGAAGAGCATTTCGAGACAAGTGGGCAATGGTCATGTTACCTGAAATTTATgaaatgtatattatttttaacaaatttataaaaaaaaatttgtcaaaaattatttgtttttcatCAATTAAGAGGCCATCAATACGGTTTGTACGGAAAAGCAACAAAAGCGGATTTTTGACGTTGCACTACGAAGAAACGGCTATCTTTAGCTATATCGCGTTAGCTATCTTTGATAGACCATTTCCTTATGAAGTACGTAGCGGCTTCAAATTTGAGTTAAACtcaatattttaacttttaccACCCAATTACTAGCAGTCGTTTTCTGAAAAGCGCGCGGAGACAAAAGTTTGAGCTCCTACAATGTTAACATGATatataaaaacacaattttttcaagttgttTTAATATTGTAACATGTTCTTGAAGTACGCTACGGCCTCATTTTCTCAATAATTTACACAGATACCTATATAACTAGATTTTGAATAGGCATAGTTTTCGACAAAATCGTACTGTAAAAACAGAGAATTTCGCAGTAATTTTGACATAATATTGAGATTATTTGTATACAATATTATAGTTTGTTCTTTTAAcaacatgataaaataaaaaagtacatGATTTTATGaaagacagtatttttttttaaatattcaaatGATGTATAAATTCCAATGCGCGCGGACCGCGTCTTCAGTACCGCGCGAGCACTCGTAGAGGTAGGACCTGTGTTATTTTGTCCGGACTGCGCGAATCGCTCGGTTTCGTTGCGCGGCCAAGTGCGGGAAGCGTTCCGAGAAGTGAATATACTGCGACCGACCACCCTTGAtcgtataggtaagtacatatatttcatttttgattATATTAGAGACCTGTTTGAAatattaaagttattttatCGAATGTGAATGTACCGCAACCAACCCTTCTTGATAGTTTAAACTTTAAGTAATACagagtgttttttttaaatagggacagtatggggaaattaaagaataacttaagtattttatttatatcattatatTAAAATGCCTTATAGTTCCTAAGGCAGTTTTACTTCCCTATATTGTCCCCTTTtaaaaaaatcactatgtgtatatTTTTTCTATCTCAGATAAATATGTCCAACACATTTCTTTTTCATTTCCATTTCCAGCATGGGTCGCAAAGAGAATCACTACCGTTGTGTTAGAAAGAAAAGATATCCTTCACAGCTAAAAGAATCGAACAAGATAAGGTAAGATATGGAAATATGCAATCATACCGGATATAGTTACTATCTTCATTATGAGTAAATATGAATATCACAACGTATATAATTTACCTAAAACTGATTAAACTTTGTTAcagaaagaaaaaaaaccagggAGATATTCAATTGAATCAGGGATCATTTGCATTTGAAGATACGGTATAAAACGTTCAATTAAAAGTGCTatacattattttcatttttatactATTATCGATGTGGTTTATAACTGTTATtacttattgttttattttagatccAAAGCAATTCCACGCCGTCGTCTTCTAAGCTCAATTCAACTACTGTAGGTAACAATCTATAACATGACGAGGTAAAAATCATGTACATCAACATGAAATACACAAATACAACATAATAATAAgggtacttattataattttaaatgatttctttAACTTTGTTTTAGACACTTAACATTTCCACACATTCGTCTCTTAAGACTAATTCAATTAACCCTACCGGAAAATCCTCAATGCCACTACTTGAAGAAGTGATTCCACGGTTAAGGCCCAGAAAAGAATCAAAGAAGAGTCCGgtaagaattttatttattgatatagTCTTTAATTTATTGATATACTCAGGATTAATTTAAGTTTAAGGATCACCAAATTAATCCAAACGAACACGTTGTTTTATATTTCATTCCAATTGTTAAaagtgttgttttttttaacttttgcgTGGAACCTATTTATCTagaattgattgattgaattcATTAATGCAGACATTATGAGTACAGAAAAAGTATCTTTCGATACCCTTGTACATTTGCCGCATCTTATTCTAGATAACCAGCGAGACAGCAGCAACAACATTTAAGGatgatacaaaaaaaacacttcaaGAAACGACAGTATTCGAGGAAGAAATGAGTGATACGGAAATGTCATTGACAATAGAaacggatgttgaaaatatcacggtattttatattttcacTTTAAAACAATACTGTATTTCTTTTTCTATTTTGAGTTTTTTATGTTGTGATGATCTTATTGCatattcattattattaattatacgaTCATTACACATTTCaaaaataattgtataattGCAAAATTAAATGTTTAGCTTGTTTATGAAGGCTAGTTGGTGAATTATGTATATGTGGAATTCAATTGTTTCAGAttccaaacaaagttattgaGGGACGGAGAATAATAGACTTTGAATTCTTTATGAAACAGTTAACTGATATTGAGACACACGGTGAGAAATTCGGTTGCAGGCTGAGCAATCTCAATTTAGTTCGAGAGAAACAAACGGGACtcaaatcagtttttttttataaatgtcgtATGTGTAAATGCTTCAATGGATTTACCAACCATGGCGTTCCCACTGTATAGCTCAACTCACGATGATGTCGCAGAAATGTGGCGCATAACTGCCGAGCAAACAATGCAAAAAGCTGCCGAAGAAGAGCGAGATGCTGCAATATCACGTGGTGATGTCAATGATGCCGGGATTGCAACGGTGCCTGTAGAAGCAGACGCCTGTTGGAGTAAACGGTCCTATAGAACCAACTATTCGGCTCTATCTGGTTGTGCTGCTATCATTGGCGAGCATACCGGAAAAGTACTTCATACCGGAGTTCGCAACAGGTATTGCGTCATATGTGCTCGTgctcaaaaaaaaaaccttccTCCTCGTCAGCATAATTGCACCAAAAATCATGTAGGGTCAGCAACAAGCATGGAGCAAGCAATATTGGTGGAAGGTTTTAAGTGCTCGGTAGAAGAGAGGAACCTTATATACAAAACATTAATAGCCGATGGTGATTCCAGCACATACAAGAACATTGTTGATAGTAGGCCATATCCAAatgtttttatacaaaaaatagaGTGCACCAACCACCTGTTACGTAACTATAACGGAAAAAATATGCAACTGCCGAAAGATACAACGATTCCTTTAAAAGAACGCAAACTTTTAACTTCGGATCGCATAACTAGACTTCGTACAGCTATCCGCTCAGCAAGCAAGTATAGAAATGAAGAAAATAACTCCAACGAGACCAAgattaaaaatttacaaaaagatatAATTAACAGTATTTACCACATCTTTGGAGATCACGCAGAGTGTGAAGACTACTACTGCACCCAAGAAAGAAAAGCAGAACAAAATTTAGTTCCACTCGTACCAACGTTAATGACGAAATTAAGAAAAAATGCGTCACAGCTGGCTCTTAACTCCAGAAGTCTGTTGTATAATTTCACTAATAACCGAGCCGAACAATTTAATAGCATGGTCGCAAAAGTAGTGGGAGGCAAAAGAGTAAATTTTTCCTTAAAGGACTCATACAAAGCACGCTGCTATGCCGCGGTTGTAGCCTTTAATACCGGCAAAGCTCAGTGCACCCTTTACAAAACTCTGTTGAGCAAGAGCCCTGGGGTAACTTTAAAAAGGCTAGAGCGTAAGCGACACGCTGTAAATGAGTTGCGTACGGAAAAACCAAAACGATACAGGAAAAGAATACTTTTCAGCCAAACTGACGGGCAATACGGCCAAGAATGTCAGCGTCCTGACatgaacaaaaaagattttgACCATGCCAAAGACCTGTTTTTAGATCACCTTAAAAAGCAGGCTTTAAAGCGGTTCGAAATAGAACGCAGCACCATTTTACAAGCAGAAAGTGCATTATGGCTTGAACTTCGCCGGTGCATTCTGACAGCATCACTGTTTGGTAAAATCTGTAAGAGGCGTCCTAATTTGAACTCGGCGCCCTTggtgaaatctattctatacaGCTATGATTTAAGCCATGTTCCATCTATAAGACATGGGAAAGAAAATGAAGCCAAGGCTCTGGAACAACTAGGTACACAAGAGAATATCAATATACAAAAGTGTGGGTTGTTTATTCACGAACAATATTGTTTTTTGGGGGCTTCTCCAGACGGCATCTGCCAAGAGGGgctagtagaaattaaatgccCATTTTCCGCATTTGGTGTCGACCCAGACGAAGCGATTGcgacaaaaaaaatcaaatgttTCAAACGAAACAATGCCGGAAAATATGTCATGGATATCAATCATGATTGGTATTATCAAATTCAGGGTCAGCTTCATATTGCAGACAAACGTGTTTGTATATTTGCAATATGGACTGGTCCTGAATTTACAATGAAAGTTGTCAGAATACCAAAAGATGATGATTTCTGGGAGCAGAAAATGCTACCAAAATTATCCCGTTTTTACCACGATTGCGTCCTTTTGGAAATAATTGATCCCAGAAAATCACGATCCATGGCAATCAGagatataaaaatttaaacagttaacattttttttattttacattggTACCCACTTATtttacaaaacaaataaaataataagtagagatgcaccggatattcggttactattcggtatccggcctacccggccattattttaatatccggcctgATACCGGATAGTGGCCTACTATCCGGTCGGATACCGGaaagtaacattgcttgatttcggagtgaACAAAATTGgtataagaaacagtcacggtcataaatgtcataatcgtactcgtttattattttaaaacaatttaatcattccactcacttgcacgcgcactcatttcgaacatagaaatgagtccgcgcgaacgttcactacgaaacaggtcaaaatcTGCACAAAACGCACCTGagaaaccgaaatgtaggtatagttccgccggccgaatattcgacGGCCAGATACCGAATATTccgccgatggtcaggccgaatatccagtatccggtatccggccaaacaactatccgttgcatttctaataataagattaattttGTAATACCCTATACGCGAAGTAATGTTGGTGTTCTGACGCAAGTATCAATAATGTTTGATCCGTTGCGCTACTGTGATGTCACGGCGTGGCGCTACAGACTGTGAATGCTATCCCTTTTGCACTATCCGCACCTCCTATACTGTTCGAAGAGGATGGCACGCTATGTCTGCGCCACAGGCGATGATCAGTTTATGTACCTGATTGTAGTGTGTGTCCGCACACAGACGCACGTAGCGCGCCATAATATCGAAATGCGAGCAAGCGTATTTTGTGAATggacttattatttttaaataattaaatactttCGCAAACTCGTTGATTTAGTGTATCACCACACGTTGCAAGTTatctacttttcgcacttgtattgtaattattttacgGATTCGTGCTGGCGTTTCATAatttgcctaggaatatcactccTTGAGGTTTGCATGATATGGCTTAGTGTTCGCTATTAGGCAGATCACGAAATGGCGGcctttcatgatctgcctaggaatatctcgatatgcccgattttacgatctgccgtcggcatatacacggtggctaaaaataactgcattcgatTTATACGGagtcacagtataataaagagtactaacgtacagtatggacactccctgcctcccgttgaaagtgccgcccacccgctctcgattacctcacagttacggctcggccacgacatcgagcgacttgcgacggcgggagcgataaccataggttggagcgtgacacagcgatcggacctttcgctccaacctatggttatcgtaatcgctcccgccgtcgcaagtcgctcgatgtcgtggccgagccgttaccggctggcaaggatGCGACGagcgacgacgcggtgcgcagagcggaggccacgtaaaatattcaaatattaaataaatatttacaaaacctatcagatcacactgaaaacaacacaatatgaacaaaaaatcatgttttcaacttacgtaatattttggtggcctgaatttccttacaaaaattttCTTAGGTACttcgtttatttatattgattcaaaataggtacctaactattgTATATAtcgagcttagatacccaccttacagcataatacgattcttattttttcataattcgcgcaatgagttttgagtcattgaggtcatcgaacttgagaACAAAATGGCGAGAACCCTAGCACGtctatctcactcacacaagcatggtacgcgttcacctacacgagcttaggctgtgtgcgtaggaacgcgtttgtttcatacatttgttcGCCAGTGTCCGAGGTGTGACGGAGTATACCACTTTCTTaggaggtcactttcgagttaggTCACTTTCTGAAATCGTCACTTGCTTAGGACGTCACATTCTGAGTTAGTCACTTTCTGAGGTCGTCATATTCTGAGCACGTCACTTTCTGAGAACACCACTTTCTGAGGACGTCACTTTTTGAGTACCTACGTCACTTTTTTTCGTAGTAAGATTTAAGCACGAACAATAAATAATCATGTTAGCTGTAGTAAGGCATAAGGCCACTTTTATGTATGACATACAGGGTGACATATCGATGTTGCTACacggatttttgacatttgtggcAGCTGGTGCAGTTTGTGTCcaaactagagatgccccgaatagagaatttggccgaataccgaatattcggctccACTctcggccgccgaatattcggcatgacaagcgaacattttgagtcacaattattatgaaaactgttctccaacaaagcacaacgtttgcttagatatatttttatatctaacagaattaatgaatgtagttaagaatcaaaacaaattagacccatgataaaaataacatattttgtaatcaacaaatgctcaaaaacgtgcctttatatttagttactttccaaaagtaggtacctacatttttaatattaaatatacttcgtttttggttatattttttctttttaggtaggtgcaacagatattccgtactcggccgaatactgaatattcggcaaagtggccgaataggccgaataccgaatagttgccgaatattagTGACATCTCTAagtccaaacggtaccttaagAATGCTTAAGACATTTTCCCGTTATCGTCTAATAGATCCGTATTTCCCTTCAATTAACCACTGAAAATAAACATCCTGATCCAAGGTATATGTCATACATAAAAACAACCGTATGCCGTACAGCTGATTGCTGGTAATTCCACTGTTCGTGCAGGTatacatacgtacatacatacattaatacAGAGCGGGTTCTCCTGATacaggtaggtatacatatacttacaaggaggactcaagtgtaattgtattcaaattgtactgtttaacacagcaaacattttttaattttcattttacatACGCTTAAATCTTAGTAGGAAGAAAGTGACGTACTCAGAAATTGACGTCCTCAGAAAGAGgcgttaggggtcatccattaattacgtcacacgtttagggggagggagggggtcaagaaaatgtgacatattgtgacatgggggaggggggagacacaaactttgtgacgtcactttaacttcatcagtaaccgaaatttttttttaaattattttattcgctgtacatttaaataacaagtttttaaaacgataatcgtttttattcttttaattttctttcctaaggggtcatccattaattacgtcacacgaatttctaggttttttgacccctccccccctccttgtcacacttggtcacatttggcaaacccctccacCCTAGTGTGACgtaacattttttctacgaaatcgccaaatcgaattaagtaagtacctaagtattattaatattttatcaatatatttttgacgatataaaatattagtaattttataacccaaaactgcttaggaaagataattaaacgaataaaaacgatgatcgttttaaaaacttgttatttaaatgtttttttttttttatgaatgggcttactcatagccacagactagccgaggcgtagacgtggcctacgatggagcgagctcgcccagaaggtgcctgttcactcttgatttgaaggttgccgggttataagaacacggaaatatagacgccggcagggaattccattccttggcagtgcgcataaggaaagtagaagcaaagcgcttcgtgcgaattggtggaatatcaaccatgtaaggatggaaaccggccgtgcgtctaaaagtccgatggtagaatggggacggtggaataagctcgtgtagctcttgggcacactccccgaagtgcagcctgtagaataccgacaggctggcgactttccgccgatgggccaaagactgaagcttagccgttagcttcttgtcgccaatcatcctcctggctctgcgctccagtgagtccaaagcggcgagttggtatttagctgagccatcccacaggtggctgcaatactccatacacgaccggacttgagctttgtaaagtgttagaagctgtccaggtgtgaagtatcgcttcaccttatttaggacgcccagctttctggccgcagtttgtgctttagactcaatgaagctgccgaagctgaggactgaactcagctccatgccgaggaattccaggctgtcggcaataggtacagatgcaccccggaaagaaggagtcaggtcgaatggactccgttttgcggaaaatagacacgcgaAAATAGtatacagcgaataaaataatttcaataaatgttcggttactgatgaagttaaagtgacgtcacaaagtttgtgtctcccccctccccatgtcacaatatgtcacattttctttaccccctccctccccctaaacgtgtgatgtaattaatggatgacccctaagcagttttgggttataaaattactaatatttatatcgtcaaaaatattttgataaaatattaataatacttaggaacttacttaattcgatttggtgatttcgtagaaaaaatgtgacgtcacactaggggggaggggttggccaaatgtgacaagggggggggggggtaaaaaaacctagaaattcgtgtgacgtaattaatggatgaccccttatcagCATGTGGCGTCCTAAAAAAGTGACGTTCTCAGAACGTGAcctaactcgaaagtgacctcctAAGAAAGTGACATTAATCCGCCTAAATCAAAAAATGTACCCTCTCATGGTAaatggaccaaccaaaatgtatgaaacagccaaatttttttcgcgatttcggggttggtcccacagtgaaagttgctcagtataatcccaaaacctcactggcaacaggaatgcagttattttttagccaccctgtatattttattcttacatcatatttaatattgatttagaataactgttatttttttggtaatgGTGATATTGAACAACCtatgttatttatttgaacTTTATCTATCACACaattaagatatttaaaaaaatacatatatttgatAGAAACTTTTATCATCAACTCCAGGTACAGTTTATTTCCACAGACAATTAatattcatcgagacaattctaacaactccaaacacaattaggttgcattgTTATAACACAGAGTTCCATTAGccaactcctgtctccatcatcagatcagctcgatagtatcataatattatttacattgtCATCcatcttacatatgtatgcaaattttcagcatCATTGGTAACCGGGAAGTGGGcctaacttgcaagatttgattacagacgtcTCTTTACACTACACAGACAGCAATGGGACagttgaaactaaataaaagcttgtattaaAGATTTTACTACTTATGCTAGGCAAACCTTGTGTCAAATAGCAACAGAGATaggagttattaaattacaagatttttttttaactggtATATGTCAATATTAATATAaaccaataaaaatataatatgccTATATTATATTAGTTATTTGCACATAACTGCTGGTACCCAAGCGGTAAGTAAGAGTGTGCAATTTTCAAACCGAAGATTGCAGGTTCAAACAAACTAGTATTATATGATCTGTGCCGGCTTGTACCaccttgtaccaatgagttttttggaatctatgtAAGTGGCTCTTCGTTGAAGGACTCATATTATAATCGTATATTTATtcataagcgctggtggcctagcggtgagagcgtgcgacttgcaatctggaggtcgcgggttcaaaccccggctcgtaccaatgagtttttcggaacttaagcacagaataaataatagtactaccatacagaaaggaaacttcctacaaaaccgaagtttgacagcggttcagggtcgaatcatgctatccctttctaatatatgacactatccctttcggctatttagggttgtcaaaattcaagtgattatcttatctgtgtgTTATCTgtcgtgcacgcagaaggtagtcaagtggtgccaaccctaataattgctcggagcaatgctgagccgagcggagccgagtttgaccgatctcaggagtttcgcacccctgacttaagtacgaaatatcatttgatatttaccagtcgcttttcggtgaaggaaaacatcgtgaggaaaccggactaatcccaataaggcctagtttaccctctgggttggaaggtcagatggcagtcgctttcgtaaaaattagtgcctacgttaaatcatgggattagttgacaagcggaccccaggctctcatgagccgtggcgaaatgccgggatgacgcgaggaagaagaagatttattcataaaacataatatattacatgtcaaataaagtacataaacaattttttactaCAAAATCAACTACATTATGAGAatcagactaatcccaataaagcctagtttccctTCTGGATTGGCAAATCAGTAGGAAGTCACTTTCATCAAAACTAGTAAGTACCTATGCCAATAGATGGAATTAGTTGCCAAATGTACATAATATCCACATAAAGCCGCTacatcaaattttatttttaaaatatgtaatatttaaatttaacagtAAAGGTTTGATGCTTGTtaaactatgtatgtatttggAAAACATGATTTCCTAAACATCTATTCATGTGTTGAActatgtttcatacttaaagtCAAACTGCTCATAATTCAACTACTTACTTGATATTTTCCAAGACAAAAGAAAAATTTCAAAATGTAATGGACTAGAACACCTTTTAATTGGCATCTACACAACAATacacaatactaacattatttGTCTCTGTATCTCTGTAGTATTTATTACctgttacacaataaattataatacatatttccaTTTTTCCATACTTGTGGTCCATAAAATAACTGAAgtattatatacctatctacTTAGGTACTGTACCTAGATATATATGTACCTGTATATATTAATATCATTCAGCCACCCAGTCTGGCCtaatgggtagtgaccctgcctatgaagctgatggtactaggttcaaatcccggtaagggcatttacttgtgataaagcatatatttgttcctgagttatggttgttttctattgtttatttatttatttattagacatctatgtatctaaatatttatatattttatacatcaATGTCTGCATACCCTCAACACAAGCTTTTTAGAGCTTACCGTGTAGGGCTTAGTAAATTTGTGtagaaatgtcctataatatttatctatACCTACATTATGTTATGATGTAAGTAATTCTGGATGGGTCAAAATGTTAGTGACAAAATATTACTGCATTAAACTTTATTCCCTAGTTTATTTTTTCATGAACTTTTACAGCTAGTGTTCTATCTGGGGCAAATTACTCTCCACCTCCACTGTGGCATCATATTTTACTACCTATGTGAATAGTAATCAGATCGGGCATATTCTGTCAAAATAACTGATATTGGGTTAGATAACAGTTGAAACGGTtctcaatatatttttattaaaacaatatcAGTTTAGGTACGTATATTCTATATCAATGACTAATATGTACTGACGTACTGTACGTTGTCAATACagcgtaaaggatgactcacgttagaccgggccgtgtccgagccggagcttcgTTTATTATGGAAAGGATCAcgcgatcaccgatcagccgtaataaaaaattacatgtcggacgcccaGGTCCAGGCACGGCCCGCTCTAGCGTGAGTCGTCCCTAAACTGTAAACACTTCTAAAACTAATTAGAATTGGTTGTAGGAAagataaatttaagaaaatagtaaaaacttaccACAATTGTCAATCCAAGTTTGCAATCGAGCACTGTCGCCAGTTGGGAAGTGGAACATCGGCTTCTGACCGATCATGGCCTTACATTGGTAATAGGAACACGTGGGTGGCATTGTTCT from Cydia fagiglandana chromosome 21, ilCydFagi1.1, whole genome shotgun sequence includes the following:
- the LOC134675024 gene encoding uncharacterized protein LOC134675024 — translated: MDLPTMAFPLYSSTHDDVAEMWRITAEQTMQKAAEEERDAAISRGDVNDAGIATVPVEADACWSKRSYRTNYSALSGCAAIIGEHTGKVLHTGVRNRYCVICARAQKKNLPPRQHNCTKNHVGSATSMEQAILVEGFKCSVEERNLIYKTLIADGDSSTYKNIVDSRPYPNVFIQKIECTNHLLRNYNGKNMQLPKDTTIPLKERKLLTSDRITRLRTAIRSASKYRNEENNSNETKIKNLQKDIINSIYHIFGDHAECEDYYCTQERKAEQNLVPLVPTLMTKLRKNASQLALNSRSLLYNFTNNRAEQFNSMVAKVVGGKRVNFSLKDSYKARCYAAVVAFNTGKAQCTLYKTLLSKSPGVTLKRLERKRHAVNELRTEKPKRYRKRILFSQTDGQYGQECQRPDMNKKDFDHAKDLFLDHLKKQALKRFEIERSTILQAESALWLELRRCILTASLFGKICKRRPNLNSAPLVKSILYSYDLSHVPSIRHGKENEAKALEQLGTQENINIQKCGLFIHEQYCFLGASPDGICQEGLVEIKCPFSAFGVDPDEAIATKKIKCFKRNNAGKYVMDINHDWYYQIQGQLHIADKRVCIFAIWTGPEFTMKVVRIPKDDDFWEQKMLPKLSRFYHDCVLLEIIDPRKSRSMAIRDIKI